A genome region from Candidatus Equadaptatus faecalis includes the following:
- the ribF gene encoding riboflavin biosynthesis protein RibF has protein sequence MIYAIGAFDGFHTGHCELLKTARRTAEAENCRWGVLTFDRNPQQFLSGGNFKQLFTDAERDFYAKLLNIPELVKIPFTKELAGLAPDEFMRLMKEKYEACGIVVGEDFRFGAGRRGDALFIRDYCAENNMAFSSVKTLEFNGGTVSSTRIRKLVCEGKIKTANELLGLPYYLSGEVVTGEQRGRLIGFPTANLLPENGKVYPKNGSYFTITLVENELYPSVTNIGFNPTFDGKKLICETHLPNFAKDIYGKKITVFFAEENRGEMKFESSEKLAEQLRTDTQKSAAVLKRFMKDNAALLDNIKAQALTWL, from the coding sequence ATGATTTACGCCATCGGTGCGTTTGACGGTTTCCATACGGGACACTGCGAACTGCTGAAAACAGCACGGCGTACGGCAGAAGCAGAAAACTGCAGATGGGGTGTTCTGACCTTTGACCGTAATCCGCAGCAGTTTTTGTCCGGCGGTAATTTCAAGCAGCTGTTTACGGACGCGGAGCGTGATTTTTACGCCAAACTGCTTAATATACCTGAGCTTGTAAAAATTCCGTTCACAAAAGAACTTGCCGGACTTGCACCGGACGAATTTATGCGGCTTATGAAAGAGAAATACGAAGCCTGCGGAATTGTCGTCGGCGAAGATTTCCGTTTCGGAGCAGGACGCAGGGGGGACGCGTTGTTTATCAGGGATTACTGCGCGGAAAACAATATGGCGTTTTCGTCAGTAAAAACTCTGGAATTCAACGGAGGCACCGTCAGTTCCACACGGATAAGAAAGCTTGTATGCGAGGGAAAAATCAAAACTGCAAACGAACTGCTCGGGCTTCCTTATTATTTGTCAGGAGAAGTTGTTACAGGTGAGCAGCGCGGCAGACTTATAGGTTTTCCGACTGCAAATCTGCTGCCGGAGAACGGCAAGGTTTATCCGAAAAACGGAAGCTATTTTACAATCACGCTTGTTGAAAACGAGTTGTACCCTTCGGTAACAAACATAGGCTTCAATCCCACGTTCGACGGAAAAAAACTGATATGCGAAACACACCTGCCAAACTTTGCAAAAGATATTTACGGAAAAAAAATTACCGTTTTCTTTGCGGAAGAAAACAGGGGAGAAATGAAGTTTGAAAGCAGCGAAAAGCTTGCAGAACAGCTGCGCACCGACACGCAGAAGTCGGCGGCTGTGCTGAAACGGTTTATGAAAGACAATGCCGCACTGCTTGACAATATTAAGGCGCAAGCTTTGACATGGCTGTAA
- a CDS encoding SurA N-terminal domain-containing protein → MMGLFKWMRENLKLIMIAVVIVFVITCGVMYGVGGGKGADGKGPNDAVAKVNGKKVARADVERIALRIAEQQSASMPGVKASEDDIYLFRKQAVESMGLERELKKEIKARGVKVDRKELKEQVNAIIARFPTKEEFESYLSRADKSMADFKDEVRFQMEQQKLVDKITSEIKVTDEDLKKFYEDGKDSIFKRPAGSNLLIAVFGNKAAAELAKKALESGAKWDGIMKEQKAENSTKEEKPDFIPAAQLSTEPFTTVKTLEAGKVSNVIQMPGAEKYFLFLKKSDEAEKILSFDEAKDDAVKMIQNQRGRMEVLRLVRKLRKNVEVEIIEDSFFIPQKTEAKPEESAPAKQ, encoded by the coding sequence ATGATGGGTTTGTTTAAATGGATGAGAGAAAATCTCAAATTGATAATGATAGCGGTTGTCATCGTTTTTGTAATTACCTGCGGTGTTATGTACGGCGTAGGCGGGGGCAAAGGCGCTGACGGTAAGGGTCCCAACGACGCAGTCGCAAAGGTCAACGGTAAAAAAGTTGCCCGCGCCGACGTGGAACGTATTGCTCTGCGCATAGCTGAACAGCAGTCGGCAAGTATGCCAGGCGTGAAAGCTTCTGAAGACGATATCTATCTGTTCAGAAAACAGGCTGTGGAATCAATGGGTCTCGAACGCGAACTCAAAAAAGAAATCAAAGCACGCGGCGTAAAGGTTGACAGAAAAGAGCTTAAGGAACAGGTTAACGCCATTATTGCCCGGTTCCCCACAAAAGAAGAATTTGAAAGCTATCTCAGCCGCGCCGACAAATCAATGGCTGATTTCAAGGACGAAGTGAGATTCCAGATGGAACAGCAGAAACTGGTTGATAAAATTACGTCGGAAATAAAAGTAACGGACGAAGACTTGAAAAAATTCTACGAGGACGGCAAAGATTCAATTTTCAAACGTCCTGCCGGAAGCAACCTCCTTATAGCGGTTTTCGGCAACAAAGCAGCTGCGGAGCTTGCGAAAAAGGCTCTTGAATCAGGCGCCAAATGGGACGGTATAATGAAAGAACAGAAGGCAGAGAACTCAACGAAAGAAGAAAAGCCTGATTTTATTCCTGCCGCGCAGCTTTCAACAGAACCGTTCACAACAGTCAAGACTCTTGAAGCCGGTAAGGTTTCCAATGTAATTCAGATGCCCGGAGCAGAAAAATATTTCCTCTTCCTTAAGAAAAGCGACGAAGCGGAAAAGATACTTTCATTTGACGAGGCAAAAGACGACGCTGTTAAAATGATACAGAACCAGCGCGGCAGAATGGAAGTCCTCAGGCTTGTAAGAAAGCTCAGAAAGAACGTTGAAGTCGAAATAATCGAAGACAGTTTCTTCATTCCGCAGAAAACGGAAGCAAAACCCGAAGAAAGCGCACCGGCGAAGCAGTAG
- a CDS encoding glutamine--tRNA ligase/YqeY domain fusion protein, with product MEENKKMNFVEEIVAKDLEEGKISKVITRFPPEPNGYLHIGHAKSICLNFGIAEEFGGQCNLRFDDTNPAKEETEYVNAIQEDLKWLGFKWANLCYASNYFDQFYEWALDLIKAGKAYVDNQNAEEIRINRGTLTAPGKESPYRNRTVEENLELFDRMTKGEFEEGSCVLRAKIDMASNNMNMRDPVIYRILKRSHHRTGGKWNVYPMYDFAHGFEDAIEGVTHSICTLEFQDHRPLYDWFIANVNTPHTPHQYEFARLNLTYTVMSKRKLLELVTLGIVSGWDDPRMPTISGFRRRGYTPSSIRRFCKEVGVAKSDSMVEIELLQHCLREELNKTAQRRMAVLKPLKVVLDNWQEDFVDELPAENNPEDEAAGKRTVKIGKVIYIEQDDFMEEPPKKYFRLAPGAEVRLKYAYLVKCTDVIKDAAGNVVELHCTVDMESRGGEAPDGRRVKGTLNWVWEGDAVKARINLYDHLFTIRNLGDMEEGKDYKDYLNPESLKVIENALVEPSLADSAPLDKFQFLRHGYFCTDKDSTPEKPVFNLAVTLKDSWGKEVKKQG from the coding sequence ATGGAAGAAAACAAAAAGATGAATTTCGTTGAGGAAATAGTTGCCAAAGATTTAGAGGAAGGCAAAATTTCAAAAGTTATTACGCGCTTTCCGCCCGAGCCTAACGGTTATCTGCATATAGGGCACGCCAAATCGATCTGTCTGAATTTCGGAATAGCAGAAGAATTCGGCGGCCAGTGCAACCTGCGTTTTGATGATACAAACCCTGCAAAGGAAGAAACAGAATACGTTAACGCTATTCAGGAAGATTTGAAATGGCTCGGCTTTAAATGGGCAAATCTTTGTTACGCTTCAAACTATTTCGATCAGTTCTATGAATGGGCGCTTGACCTTATAAAAGCCGGAAAAGCTTATGTGGACAATCAGAATGCCGAAGAAATACGCATTAACCGCGGAACGCTGACAGCCCCGGGCAAAGAATCGCCCTACAGAAACAGAACAGTTGAAGAAAATCTTGAACTGTTTGACAGAATGACAAAAGGGGAGTTTGAAGAAGGCTCATGCGTGCTGCGTGCCAAGATTGACATGGCGAGCAACAACATGAATATGCGTGACCCTGTAATATACCGCATACTCAAACGTTCGCATCACAGAACCGGCGGCAAATGGAATGTATATCCCATGTATGACTTTGCTCACGGCTTTGAAGACGCCATTGAAGGTGTTACTCATTCAATATGCACGCTTGAATTTCAGGATCACAGACCGCTTTACGACTGGTTCATCGCAAACGTCAATACGCCGCATACACCGCACCAGTATGAATTTGCAAGGCTTAACCTCACCTATACCGTAATGAGCAAACGCAAGCTGCTTGAGCTTGTAACGCTCGGCATAGTCTCAGGCTGGGACGACCCGCGTATGCCGACAATTTCCGGTTTCAGACGCCGCGGATACACCCCGTCTTCCATACGCCGTTTCTGCAAAGAAGTAGGAGTTGCCAAATCGGACAGCATGGTTGAAATAGAGCTTCTTCAGCACTGCCTCCGCGAGGAACTGAACAAAACGGCACAAAGAAGAATGGCTGTACTTAAACCGCTGAAGGTTGTTCTTGACAACTGGCAGGAGGATTTTGTCGACGAACTGCCTGCGGAAAACAATCCGGAAGACGAAGCTGCGGGAAAACGCACGGTAAAAATCGGCAAAGTTATTTACATTGAGCAGGACGATTTTATGGAAGAACCGCCGAAAAAATATTTCCGCCTTGCCCCCGGCGCCGAAGTGCGGCTTAAATACGCGTACCTCGTCAAATGTACGGACGTGATAAAAGATGCAGCCGGAAACGTTGTCGAGCTTCACTGCACGGTTGACATGGAAAGCCGCGGCGGGGAAGCGCCGGACGGACGCCGCGTAAAGGGAACGCTTAACTGGGTATGGGAAGGCGACGCGGTAAAAGCCCGTATTAACCTTTACGACCATCTCTTCACAATAAGAAACCTCGGCGACATGGAAGAAGGAAAGGATTACAAAGACTATCTGAACCCCGAATCCCTTAAGGTTATTGAAAATGCCCTTGTAGAGCCATCGCTTGCGGATTCCGCGCCGCTGGATAAATTCCAGTTCCTCCGTCACGGATATTTCTGCACGGACAAGGATTCAACGCCGGAAAAGCCAGTATTCAACCTTGCGGTAACGCTCAAAGATTCATGGGGCAAAGAGGTCAAAAAACAGGGATAG
- a CDS encoding ABC transporter ATP-binding protein: MSFVRLIDVTRRFGDVTAVNKLNLKIDKGECFSMLGPSGCGKTTTLRMVAGFEDLTDGEVWVGDKLFSSPKKHHYTPPENRNFGMVFQAFAVWPHMSVYENIAFPLRLRKLEKAEIERRTKDALTATNLLDSANDSPADLSGGGKQRVALARALAINPDVMLLDEPLSSLDPHLREEMRFEIKELQNKYGFSIIYVTHDQSEAMALSDRILVMKLGVMQQVDTPLNIYNDPANKFVFSFIGVSNFTDVQWKGDTAHISGSELALPASLVVPNSMKDERTFSLASRPTEINFTSESDPDGVRGFVLRKAFLGEIIDYLIKVGDQEIRVQTGRRDQGPEVEQGCSLKFLRPFWYQMDD; the protein is encoded by the coding sequence ATGTCCTTTGTCCGCTTAATAGACGTAACAAGACGCTTCGGAGACGTTACGGCAGTCAACAAACTCAACCTGAAAATAGACAAAGGCGAATGCTTCTCAATGCTCGGACCGTCAGGCTGCGGCAAAACGACGACCCTGCGCATGGTAGCAGGCTTCGAAGACCTTACCGACGGTGAAGTCTGGGTTGGCGACAAACTTTTCTCGTCACCGAAGAAGCATCATTACACACCGCCCGAAAACAGAAACTTCGGAATGGTCTTCCAGGCGTTTGCAGTATGGCCGCACATGAGCGTCTACGAAAACATAGCGTTCCCTCTCCGCCTCAGGAAGCTTGAAAAGGCTGAAATAGAGCGCCGTACCAAAGATGCTTTGACCGCCACCAACCTGCTGGACTCTGCAAATGACAGCCCCGCGGATCTTTCAGGCGGCGGCAAACAGCGCGTAGCGCTTGCCCGCGCCCTTGCAATCAACCCTGACGTTATGCTTCTTGACGAACCTCTTTCCTCCCTCGACCCGCATCTCAGGGAAGAAATGCGGTTTGAAATTAAAGAACTGCAGAACAAATACGGCTTCTCCATAATCTACGTAACGCACGACCAGTCCGAAGCCATGGCGCTTTCCGACAGAATCCTCGTTATGAAGCTCGGCGTTATGCAGCAGGTTGACACGCCACTCAACATTTACAACGACCCTGCGAACAAATTCGTTTTCAGTTTCATCGGCGTATCAAACTTCACTGACGTTCAGTGGAAGGGAGACACAGCGCACATATCCGGCTCAGAGCTTGCGCTTCCTGCGTCTCTTGTCGTGCCGAACAGCATGAAAGACGAACGCACGTTCAGCCTCGCAAGCCGTCCGACTGAAATCAACTTCACGAGCGAAAGCGACCCTGACGGGGTACGCGGCTTTGTACTCCGCAAGGCATTCCTCGGCGAAATTATCGACTACCTTATTAAAGTCGGCGATCAGGAAATCCGCGTTCAGACAGGACGCAGAGATCAGGGACCGGAAGTTGAACAGGGCTGCAGCCTTAAATTCCTCCGCCCGTTCTGGTATCAGATGGACGACTAA
- a CDS encoding iron ABC transporter permease yields the protein MSQSAIKKESSFGVAHIILFLAIAILVIFVAWPVLLILFNAFFVGGKFNSKDFIAVLTEPDTFSALKNSLVIASMTTIGSTIVGTFFAWLVTRTDLPYKKFMKGLFLVPFMLPSFIGALAWKMLLSPNAGYINRLFMRVFETDQPLFNIYSYLGISLVEVMYLFPFVFIQVCGALERMDPTLEESARISGAGLFTITRKITIPLVLPSIMSGALLIMLYSMAHFGTVAVLGIEQGIYNIPTLIYEKIHQSAGSFASIRTGAVLSTVLVVTAAAIIWAQQKILSKGHYQIIGGKSFRPMELKLRGLRYPLLFFCLAYIGFTILLPTAIIFMIGSVDTYGVPLTWANMSLANYKYILTEYDVTKDAIFNSLSLGLAAAAITMFAGVMISYVIVKMKVKGKGILEFLGMLPFSVPGSVIALGVILAWSGKFGINLYNTVWIILVAYIARYMAFSLRANTAALEQVHDSLMEASRSCGATMWQSLKDIVIPLVRPGMISAFFLIFLPALRELTVSIMLYAPTTRTIGVAIYTLNEDGETVMSAALAGIALILIVICQSIINRITKKAGE from the coding sequence ATGAGTCAGAGTGCAATCAAAAAAGAAAGCAGCTTCGGCGTTGCACATATAATTCTTTTCCTCGCCATAGCAATTCTCGTTATATTTGTTGCATGGCCGGTGCTTCTTATACTTTTCAACGCGTTTTTCGTCGGCGGGAAATTCAACAGCAAAGACTTTATCGCTGTTCTTACCGAGCCTGACACCTTCTCCGCGCTGAAAAATTCTCTCGTAATCGCAAGTATGACGACGATCGGTTCAACGATTGTCGGCACGTTTTTTGCATGGCTGGTCACACGTACCGACCTTCCCTACAAAAAATTTATGAAGGGACTTTTCCTCGTTCCTTTCATGCTTCCGTCATTCATCGGCGCTCTCGCGTGGAAAATGCTTCTTTCCCCGAACGCAGGCTACATCAACAGACTGTTTATGAGAGTTTTTGAAACGGATCAGCCGCTGTTTAACATTTACAGCTATCTCGGCATAAGCCTTGTCGAGGTCATGTATCTGTTCCCGTTTGTCTTTATTCAGGTCTGCGGCGCTCTTGAGCGCATGGACCCGACGCTTGAGGAATCTGCAAGAATTTCCGGCGCAGGACTTTTCACAATCACACGCAAAATCACGATACCACTCGTTCTTCCTTCAATTATGTCAGGCGCACTTCTGATTATGCTTTATTCAATGGCGCACTTCGGAACCGTCGCGGTTTTGGGTATTGAACAGGGTATTTACAACATACCGACACTTATTTACGAAAAGATTCACCAAAGCGCGGGATCTTTTGCCTCAATACGTACCGGCGCGGTTCTTTCAACGGTTCTCGTCGTAACCGCCGCCGCCATTATTTGGGCACAGCAGAAAATACTCAGCAAAGGGCACTATCAGATTATCGGCGGAAAATCCTTCAGACCTATGGAACTCAAGCTCCGCGGTCTCCGCTATCCGCTGCTTTTCTTCTGCCTTGCCTACATCGGTTTCACGATTCTGCTTCCGACAGCCATCATCTTTATGATCGGTTCCGTTGACACCTACGGAGTTCCTCTCACGTGGGCGAATATGTCGCTTGCCAACTACAAGTACATACTGACGGAATACGACGTAACCAAGGACGCAATCTTCAACAGTCTCTCCCTCGGTCTGGCAGCTGCCGCGATTACCATGTTCGCAGGCGTTATGATATCCTACGTTATAGTCAAGATGAAGGTAAAGGGAAAAGGCATTCTCGAATTCCTCGGCATGCTTCCTTTCTCAGTTCCGGGATCCGTTATCGCATTGGGCGTTATCCTTGCATGGAGCGGCAAATTCGGAATAAACCTTTACAACACGGTATGGATTATCCTTGTCGCCTACATCGCGCGTTACATGGCGTTCTCGCTGCGTGCAAACACGGCTGCTTTGGAGCAGGTTCACGACTCTCTTATGGAAGCTTCCCGTTCCTGCGGCGCAACCATGTGGCAGTCGCTTAAGGATATCGTTATACCTCTCGTGCGCCCGGGCATGATAAGCGCGTTCTTCCTTATCTTCCTTCCGGCGCTCCGCGAGCTTACGGTTTCAATTATGCTCTACGCCCCGACCACAAGAACAATCGGCGTTGCGATTTACACGCTGAATGAAGACGGCGAAACGGTTATGTCGGCAGCTCTCGCAGGTATCGCACTGATACTTATAGTAATCTGCCAGTCGATCATCAACCGCATAACCAAGAAAGCAGGTGAATAA
- a CDS encoding ABC transporter ATP-binding protein, whose amino-acid sequence MENIISIKGVAKAFGKHTVYENLNLDIVKGECFTLLSPSGCGKTVLIRLIAGHEVPDAGKIEIDNVVVADSETGAYVAPERRTLGIVFQDYAVWPHMNVYQNIAYPLKMEKRPKDEIDQLVMRMIDVVGMNGLDKRLPSELSGGQQQRVALARALVADPAVMLLDEPLSNLDANLREEMRFEIKDLQRKFGITVLYVTHDQEVALAISDRIAIMDKQGKIRQIGTPYEIFEEPADMFVFKFMGIANFLKIREADGKFCVGNGTQEVSLNAPEANAGHEWVVGFRPSDVSVSRTEGTLKGVVRRANFLGATMDYAIDIDGETLRTEIVTHEAISSGLMFKEGEEIFVTFKALHWFDAEQLKEVEE is encoded by the coding sequence ATGGAAAATATTATCAGCATAAAAGGAGTGGCAAAGGCATTCGGCAAACATACCGTTTACGAAAACCTTAACCTTGACATCGTCAAGGGCGAATGCTTTACGCTGCTCAGTCCGTCAGGCTGCGGCAAGACCGTGCTCATCCGTCTTATCGCCGGTCACGAAGTGCCTGACGCGGGAAAAATTGAAATAGACAACGTTGTCGTTGCGGACAGCGAAACCGGCGCCTACGTCGCTCCGGAACGCCGCACGCTCGGCATCGTTTTTCAGGATTACGCGGTCTGGCCTCACATGAATGTCTATCAGAATATCGCGTATCCCCTTAAAATGGAAAAACGCCCCAAGGATGAAATCGATCAGCTCGTTATGCGCATGATAGACGTCGTGGGCATGAACGGGCTGGACAAACGTCTGCCTTCGGAGCTTTCAGGCGGTCAGCAGCAGCGCGTAGCGCTCGCGCGCGCCCTCGTTGCGGATCCGGCGGTTATGCTTCTTGACGAACCGCTGAGCAACCTTGACGCGAACCTCCGCGAAGAGATGCGTTTTGAAATCAAAGACCTTCAGCGCAAATTCGGCATTACGGTTCTCTACGTCACGCACGACCAGGAGGTTGCTCTCGCGATTTCCGACCGTATCGCGATTATGGACAAACAGGGCAAAATCCGTCAGATTGGAACTCCGTACGAGATTTTTGAAGAACCTGCCGATATGTTCGTATTCAAATTTATGGGCATAGCAAACTTCCTTAAAATCCGCGAAGCGGACGGAAAATTCTGCGTTGGAAACGGTACGCAGGAAGTTTCGCTGAACGCTCCTGAGGCAAATGCGGGACACGAATGGGTCGTCGGTTTCCGTCCATCGGACGTTTCCGTCAGCAGAACCGAGGGAACGCTTAAAGGCGTTGTCAGAAGAGCAAACTTCCTCGGCGCAACGATGGACTACGCCATTGACATTGACGGCGAAACGCTCCGTACCGAAATCGTTACGCATGAGGCTATCAGCAGCGGCCTTATGTTTAAGGAAGGCGAAGAAATTTTCGTCACGTTTAAGGCTCTGCACTGGTTTGACGCAGAACAGCTGAAGGAGGTTGAAGAATAA
- a CDS encoding ABC transporter substrate-binding protein — protein MRKVFSAVLVLAILTAGFAGLVSKAEAAEELIVYTSMKESLIKGIVQGFEAQNPGIKVSYQSAGAGKLMAKIAAERQSGKILADVLWTSEVPDFYKMRMEGILEKYKSPKFKETVNPFKDYDGSFHAARLGTLGIIVNTDRVKKDPTAWSDLMKPEFKNGFGVADPALSGTSYMSVALLAKKFGWKFWEDVKANGGRIGKGSGQVIDDTASGELLASLAVDYITDNKITKGAHIKMCYPKELLVVPSPIAIFKGTPHLAAAKKFVDYMLGKEAQTLVAAQGTIPVREDVVMPNKNFTLPKPKAALAQSIKIDYNEAVKTKEDTIKKFSEIMKKR, from the coding sequence ATGCGCAAAGTTTTCTCAGCAGTACTCGTTCTCGCGATACTGACAGCCGGATTTGCAGGTCTCGTCAGCAAAGCGGAAGCAGCAGAAGAGCTCATCGTCTACACGTCGATGAAGGAATCCCTCATTAAGGGTATCGTACAGGGATTCGAAGCACAGAACCCCGGCATCAAGGTCAGCTATCAGTCAGCCGGCGCCGGAAAGCTCATGGCAAAAATAGCAGCAGAACGCCAGAGCGGCAAGATCCTCGCAGACGTTCTCTGGACGTCAGAAGTTCCCGATTTCTACAAGATGCGCATGGAAGGCATTCTTGAGAAATACAAGAGCCCGAAATTCAAAGAGACAGTCAACCCGTTCAAGGACTATGACGGTTCATTCCACGCTGCGCGTCTCGGCACGCTCGGAATCATCGTCAACACCGACAGAGTGAAAAAAGACCCGACAGCATGGAGCGACCTTATGAAACCTGAATTCAAAAACGGCTTCGGCGTTGCAGACCCCGCGCTTTCAGGAACATCATACATGAGTGTAGCGCTTCTCGCAAAGAAATTCGGCTGGAAATTCTGGGAAGACGTTAAAGCCAACGGCGGACGCATCGGTAAAGGCTCAGGCCAGGTTATCGACGACACGGCGTCAGGCGAACTCCTTGCCTCACTCGCAGTTGACTACATCACAGACAACAAAATCACAAAAGGCGCACACATCAAGATGTGCTATCCGAAAGAACTCCTCGTCGTTCCTTCACCGATCGCGATTTTCAAAGGCACGCCGCACCTTGCAGCAGCAAAGAAATTTGTTGACTACATGCTCGGCAAAGAGGCTCAGACGCTCGTAGCAGCTCAGGGCACAATTCCTGTCCGCGAAGACGTTGTAATGCCCAACAAAAACTTCACGCTTCCGAAACCGAAAGCGGCTCTTGCACAGTCAATCAAAATAGACTACAACGAAGCAGTCAAAACAAAGGAAGACACAATCAAGAAATTCTCCGAGATAATGAAAAAGAGATAG
- a CDS encoding histidine phosphatase family protein → MNGSRKFYFVRHGLTDWNAESRFQGRNDIPLNEEGIAQAKTAALRLEQSSAKTVLSSPLSRARQAAEIIAGDKRKLIVWDELTEQCFGDWERKIFADIRTQYREEYKAWRMGKADVPGGETEAEIYARARKVVEKLGEIEDEETIIVSHGSILRLILLACLKSEYSSIFWRIRLDNCSITTAEIRDGKLTLLNMNDTLHFKMKSENEIRNLPLA, encoded by the coding sequence ATGAACGGCAGCAGGAAATTCTACTTTGTGCGCCACGGTCTGACGGACTGGAACGCTGAGTCAAGATTTCAGGGACGAAACGACATCCCTTTGAACGAAGAAGGAATAGCGCAGGCAAAGACAGCTGCTCTCAGGCTTGAACAGAGCAGTGCGAAAACCGTGCTTTCAAGTCCTTTGTCGCGCGCCAGACAGGCTGCTGAAATTATCGCCGGAGACAAAAGAAAGTTAATTGTATGGGACGAACTGACAGAGCAGTGCTTCGGCGACTGGGAAAGAAAAATATTTGCCGACATACGCACGCAGTACAGGGAGGAATACAAAGCGTGGCGCATGGGAAAGGCTGATGTTCCGGGCGGGGAAACTGAGGCGGAAATATACGCCCGTGCCAGGAAAGTCGTTGAAAAACTCGGGGAAATTGAGGACGAAGAAACCATAATTGTATCGCACGGCAGCATACTCCGTCTGATACTCCTCGCCTGCCTGAAATCGGAATACAGCTCGATATTCTGGAGAATAAGACTTGACAACTGCTCAATAACCACGGCTGAAATCAGGGACGGAAAACTAACCCTTCTTAATATGAATGATACACTTCATTTTAAGATGAAAAGCGAAAACGAAATCAGAAACCTGCCGCTTGCGTAG
- a CDS encoding MBL fold metallo-hydrolase: MKITVLMDDKGSENLALQSEHGLSMWVEYNGTKLLFDFGSTSLPFFNAEQLGIDVSTADFMLCSHAHYDHAGGFHHVMKQGWAKQLITGKHFWEEKFGFNGVKYTYLGTGFGKADLDRLGIEHKVCEDMLELVQGCFVLTGFERRYAFEKIPERFVKKTADGYVRDSFDDEICLAFDTDKGLVVLVGCSHPGILNILSSVSERLGKNIVAIFGGTHLMEADEERIAYTLAEMKELGVGINGFSHCSGQTVQEALKDDASLCGCHLATGDIIEI, translated from the coding sequence TTGAAGATTACGGTGCTGATGGACGATAAAGGTTCTGAAAATCTCGCTCTTCAGAGCGAGCACGGTCTTTCCATGTGGGTAGAGTACAACGGCACGAAGCTGTTGTTTGATTTCGGCTCAACCTCGCTTCCTTTTTTCAATGCAGAGCAGCTTGGCATAGACGTTTCAACGGCTGATTTTATGCTGTGCAGCCACGCGCATTACGACCATGCGGGCGGTTTTCACCACGTTATGAAGCAGGGCTGGGCTAAGCAGCTTATAACGGGAAAGCACTTTTGGGAAGAAAAATTCGGATTTAACGGTGTTAAGTACACCTATCTCGGTACCGGTTTCGGAAAAGCTGATTTAGACAGGCTCGGAATTGAACACAAGGTGTGCGAAGATATGCTTGAACTTGTTCAGGGGTGCTTTGTGCTGACCGGTTTTGAACGCAGGTACGCGTTTGAGAAAATTCCTGAGCGCTTTGTTAAAAAGACTGCGGACGGGTACGTGCGCGACAGCTTTGACGATGAAATATGTCTTGCTTTTGACACGGACAAGGGGCTTGTGGTTCTTGTGGGCTGTTCGCACCCGGGCATACTTAACATTCTGTCATCGGTAAGCGAAAGACTCGGCAAAAACATCGTCGCGATTTTCGGCGGGACGCACTTAATGGAAGCAGACGAAGAACGCATAGCATATACTCTTGCTGAAATGAAAGAACTCGGCGTTGGTATCAACGGCTTTTCCCACTGCTCGGGACAGACCGTGCAGGAAGCGCTGAAAGACGACGCGTCGCTTTGCGGCTGTCATCTCGCGACAGGCGACATTATAGAAATATAG